A stretch of DNA from Candidatus Palauibacter australiensis:
TCGAGCAGGTCGAGCGTGTTGAACACCCAGACGTTGAAGGGATCGCCCTCGAAGGAGGCCTCGAGCGTCGCGTGCCCCGCCGCCAGGTCGCCGACGCGGAGCTGGTTGAGGCCGAGTTCCGCCATTCCGGGCCAGGACAGCGGATCGAGGGCGACGGCCTGCCGCGCGAACGCGACCGCATCGGCGTAGCGGTGTGTGCGGTAGGCAACCTGGGCGAGGGCGACGTAGAGGCCGGCGTGCCGCGGATCCAGCCGCAGGACGCGGTCGCGCGCCTCCGCGAATGCGGCCGCATCCCCCCGCAGGTGGGCGGCGGCCGCGATTTCCGTCCACGCGGAGAGGGAGACGGGGTTCGTCTCCAGCGCGCGCCTGGCCTCCGCCTCGGCCTCATCCACGTCCTCGAGTTCGAGGTAGAGTCGCGCCAGGAAGGCGCGGGCTTCGGTAAGACGGGGGTTCGTTTCCAGCGCCTGCTGCGCGAGTTCGAGCGCTTCGGAGGAGCCGTCGAACTTCGCGCGGCGCGCCTTCGCCAAGAGGGCGCGCGCGTGGGCCGGGTTCCGGACCAGCGCTTCATCGATCAGCGGCCCGGCCTCGAAGCTGTCGTACTTGTCGAGAAAGAGGAGACCGAGGTCGATGCGCGGCTCGGGGTCGCCGGGGTCCGCCTCGATGGCCTCCTCGAAGGCGCGTACGGCATCGTGGAAGAGGTCGGGGTCGCGGGCCCCGAGATACGTGAGCGCGGCGCCGACGGCGCGCAGCTCGTCGGCGTCGAGGCGGCCGGCCCGGTTGTAGAAGTCGATGAACCCGTCGAACAGGGCGAGGGCTTCCTCGCGCGCGCCGCGGTCGAAGAGAAGGCGTCCCAGGTCGAGCCGCGCGAGTTGCGCGTCGCTGGCCCGGCCTTCGATGGCCCGGCGGAAGTGCGCCTCCGCTTCGTCGAGGCGTCCGAGCGCGTACAACTGGCGCCCGCGCGCGCGGGCAAGTTCGGTGTCCGCGTTCGCTCCGTCCGGGGCGCGCGCGGCGGCCCGGTCGAGGGCTTCGAGCGCGGACTCGTACTCGCCGGTCGCGGCGAGCGAGCGCGCCCATCCGCGCGCGGAGGCCGGGAACTCGCCCCCGGCACGGGCCGCCGATCGATAAGCCGCGACCGCCTGCCCATAGTCGCCGGTCTGATGCGCCTCGAGCGCCGCGGCCAGCGGTCCGCCGCCCCCCTCCGCCGCCGAACGCTCCTGCGCGTGCCCCGCTGTCGGCGGCACGAGGACGAGCGCCAGCGCGAACGCCGGGCGCGCGAACCGCGTCCGGCGCGCGGTCGACCGGACGGGCGGGCGCGCGGTCAGGCGCACGGGACGCTCCCGCCCTCGCGGATGGCGCGGTTGAGGCGGGCGAGTTCGACGAGGAGCGTCTCGAGTTGCGCGTCGTATTCCTCCTCCGCCATCTCGTCGCGACGCGCGCGGAGCGCGGCGATCCCGTCCTCCACCTCGCGCTTCCGCGCCAAGAGCGCGGCCACGGCCGGGTCGTCCGCCGCCGCCCCCGCCAGCGCGGCCGGCGCCTGGGCGAGGAAGAACCGGTTCGCGAGCGCACCATCGGGTCCGTCCGGAGTCGGTTCCAGCGATCCCTCGCCGTCCCCGTCATCGTCCAGCAGGGCGTGCTCGGTCAGCATCTCGTTGTCCCGCTCGTACCGGCGGCGGACCTCGCCCGTCGCGTAGCTGAACGCCTCGAGCAGCGACACCCGTTCGTCCTTGTCCACGTCCGCCTCGTCGAGGGCGAAGGCGTTGACGAAGAAGCCGCCGAAGTGGGTCCGCTCGCGCTCGCGGGGGGAGCGCGTGGCCGTCACGACGATGCGCCGCTCACCGGCGACCGCGGGCACGAACCCGCCGCTGGCGCTCGCCGCGTTCACGACCGCCACGGTCTGCGTCGGGAAGGCGTGGAGCCACATCGAGAGCGTCTCCCCCGACAGGTCCGGGCCGGGCAAGCTGAAGCGCGACTCCTCGCCGCGGCCGCTTCCGTGGCCGAGAAGGAGGATGAGCGCCACGTCGGAGGGCCCCGCCCGGTTCGCCATGGCGAGTACTTCCCGCTCGACCGCTTCCAGCGTGGCCCGGCCCGCAACGCGGGAGGACAGCGCCTCGTCCTCCGCGAGCCACGCGACGGTCTCGCGCACGCCGAGCCGGCTGTCGAGCGCGTCGAGCAGCGACTCCGCTTCCGCCCGGAACTGCTCTGAGTACTCCGGCGCGCCCCCGAGGCCCGTGACGACGAGCACATGGGTCCGCGGCGCGGCGGGCGCCGCCTGGGGCGCGGCCGCGAAGCCCGAGACGCCGTCGGCGCCGAAGAGGACCGCCGGCATCAGGGCCGCGGCGAGCGCGCTGGCTCGGGCACCGCGGGTCACGCGAGGTCCTTCCGCCGGCGGTACGCCCACTCCCCGCCCAACAGACCCGCCAGGAGGAGGAAGAGGATCGGCATGTCCCACAGCGAGCGTTCCTCGTACACGGTATCGCCGCTCTCCGTGTAGCGGATCTCGTCGGCCAGCACCTGCGCGTCATCCGCCGTGTAGAACCGGCCCCCCGTCTCGTCGGCGATCCGGCGCAGGAGTTCCGTGCGGCGGCCGGCGCCGAACTCCTCGATCCGGGGCGTCCCCGCCCGGAAGAAGCTCACCTCTTCCGCGACGTCGCGGCTCGTCTCGGCTCCGGCCCCCGGGCCCCCGGTGCGGGCTCCCGCCGCTCGGACCTGCACGCTGTACAGCCCCCGCTCCTGCGGCACGAAACGTCCTTCGTACTCGCCATCGCGCTCGACCGTCCAGTCGAGCCGGACCTCCGACGCGACGCCTCCCGGGCCCGTCACCGTGGCGACGACGTCCGCCCCGTTCACGCGCAGGTATCGTTCGTCCTCCACCTCGGCCCGGATCCGCAGCGGCTCCCCCATCGGCACGACGTCTTCGCCCGAGTCGAGACGGACGCGCCCCGGCGTATCGTGCACGAGCCAGCGGAGCAACTGGCGCCACAGCGTCTCGTGGGTCTCATCCTCCAGCGGGATGTCCGCGTGCATCTGCCACAGCCACGAGTCCTGCGCGGCGAACACGATCGAAGTCCCGCGCCCGTACCTCTGGTGCGCGAGGAGCATGCGCGGCGCCCCCTCGGCGGGCACGCCCCGGAGGAGGTCGACGGCCCCCGGTTTCAGTTCGAACACCCGGTTCACGGAGGTGAGGGGGGGGAGCTCGGTCCAGCGTTCGGCGGAAGATTCCGCGGCCTCCGCGATCCTCATCGCCGCGTGCCGGCGGCCGGCCGGAGTCAGCTCGGCCGACACCTCGAGCACGTCCGGCTCGCCGGCTCCCCCGAGCACCACCGGCAGGGCGTCGGCCAGCGGCGTCCCCGTGTAGCCGCCCTCTCCCAGCGATCGCCGCCCGCCCAGCACGAGGAGTCCGCCCCCGCGCTGTCCCACGAAGTCCGCCATCATCTGCAACTGGTCGTGCGTGAAGAAGCTCGCCTCTACGCTGCCCAGGATCAGCCCATCGTACTCGTACAACTCCTCGCGCGTGTCCGGGAATCCGCCGGCGAGTTCGCCCGGCCCCTCCACGTCGAGCCGCAGGTATTTTTCGTCCGCCGTCCTCAGGAGCGTGACGACGTGCAGGTTCTCGTCGTCCGCCACGGCGCGGCGCACGAACTTGTTCTCCGGCCGCGGCGAGCCCTCGAAGTAGAGGATCTTGCGGCGCGTGTCCCCGACCTCCACCAGGACCTGGCGCTCGTTGTTGCCGGTCAGGGCCTCTCCCTCCTGCGGGTCCACGAAGAAACGGATGGCGCGGGGCCCCGACTCCTCCAGGGTGAACTGGAGTTGCACCGCTTCCTCGC
This window harbors:
- a CDS encoding glutamine amidotransferase; protein product: MFEFLFKYRPVVFERGDLSLAAPWWAVILIFLGVGAVVWFALEYRRVGPTVEARDRWVMMGLRATALGVLAFLLMRPVLLVSTVVPRRNFVAVLLDDSRSMRVADEDGETRAQRMLDLFGGEDEDPAGGTGDPPSDPLGADPGVSGSAAMDPAPADPVDGQAFATQRGEGALRQALEDRFRLRMYGFDSDADRIDAAGEMAFTGPRTNLAAGLTRVQQEMAGLPLSGIVIVTDGADNDDEATPPLSEALLSARAAGIPIYTIGMGSERIAPDVEVRRVEVPRAALEGTTIVADVIVSHAGLGGRTVRLDVEDEGRIVGTRDLTLGPDGEEAVQLQFTLEESGPRAIRFFVDPQEGEALTGNNERQVLVEVGDTRRKILYFEGSPRPENKFVRRAVADDENLHVVTLLRTADEKYLRLDVEGPGELAGGFPDTREELYEYDGLILGSVEASFFTHDQLQMMADFVGQRGGGLLVLGGRRSLGEGGYTGTPLADALPVVLGGAGEPDVLEVSAELTPAGRRHAAMRIAEAAESSAERWTELPPLTSVNRVFELKPGAVDLLRGVPAEGAPRMLLAHQRYGRGTSIVFAAQDSWLWQMHADIPLEDETHETLWRQLLRWLVHDTPGRVRLDSGEDVVPMGEPLRIRAEVEDERYLRVNGADVVATVTGPGGVASEVRLDWTVERDGEYEGRFVPQERGLYSVQVRAAGARTGGPGAGAETSRDVAEEVSFFRAGTPRIEEFGAGRRTELLRRIADETGGRFYTADDAQVLADEIRYTESGDTVYEERSLWDMPILFLLLAGLLGGEWAYRRRKDLA